The Paenarthrobacter aurescens region GTACGTCGAGGTTGCCAAGGACCATCGACGCGAAGGCGTGGGCGCCACCCTCCTGACCATGCTGCGCCGGGAAGCCGGGAACTCGCCGTCGGGCGTTTCCAAACTGCGCAGCAAGGTGGAGCCGGATACTGCGGGTGCGGCTTTCGCCGCGGCCGCTGGACTCGTCCCCATTCAGCGCTCGCAACTGGTGGTAGTGAAGCCGGAACCGTTGTCCTTGCCCCGCTTTGGCGATGGTTCCGAGGAAGCCGCTTCTGAGCGGGTGGAGGATCTGGCCACCGGCTCTGTGGAGCTGAGCGATGTGGTGGGCAAGTACTACTCACACGTCCACCACTGGGACAGCCCGGGGGAACTCAGCATTGCCACAGTGCAGCGGTTGTTCCTCCATGACCTCACCGGCGCCCATGGGGCAATAGTCCTGCGTGCGCCCAAAGCCAGTGCCTTCGGCCAGGGAGTCCCTGCCAGCCGGAAGGGCAAAATCCAGGCTTTCGCCATCAGCTACGCCCAAGGCGACTCCGAGGAACCAACGGAGGTCTTCCTTGGGCACGATCCCATGCTCTCCGCCGAGGAAGCTGCGGCTGCTGTCCGGGACTTGCTGGCACTCATTGCCTACCAGCACCCGGTCCTGCTGGAAGTTGATGAATCCATGACGGCGCTGCGCGCGGTGCTTGATCCGCTGCTGGAGTCCGGAAAGGCCCATGTTCGGGGTGCCGATACCCTGATTGTCAGCGACTGACCGCTCTGTCTGCACTTCAGGATCCCGCGCTGCCCCTCCCACCAGGGGCGGCGCGGGATTCTGCGTTAAGAAGCCTGGGACCCTGCGGGCAGAGGACTTTGTCCGCGGCGAGCACGGTCCCGCGTAGGGTTAAGGGCATGAGGTTTTGCTGCTGATGGGCCACGGTCACTCCCACGGTCATTCTGATAATTCCGAGCCAACCCCGCAGGCTCTCGCTTCGAGGAAGCGGGCCAATTGGATTCTTGCGGCCATTCTCGTCCCGGTGGGCGTCCTGACACTTGTGGCCATGATGGTCATGTGGCCCTCCGGCAGCCGGGAGGGAATCACGTTTTCCAGTCCTTACCAGGCTGCCCCAGGGGTAACGTTCGATACCGGGCGTATTCAGAGCGTGGTGGTGGAAAGCTGCACGCAGACCAACCAGAGCAACACGGGCCAACCCACAACCGGGCAAAACAACACAGGCCAGAGTAACCAGTCCGGCGGATCCCAGTGCACCTTCGCTTTTACGGAGCCGGATAAGGGCGGGGACGTAGTCAAGGTGGTCATCAACCCTGACGTGGCCATGTCCCACGGCGTGGATGTGGGGGACTCCATCAGGTACCTCAACCTCTCTGCCGTCCAGGGAGCCAACGCGGGAAGCGGAGCCCCGGCCTACGTTTTTGTGGATTTTGTCCGCAGCATTCCCATAGCCTTGCTGGCTGTCCTGTACGCAGCGGTGGTCATTGCGGTGGCCCGTTGGC contains the following coding sequences:
- a CDS encoding GNAT family N-acetyltransferase codes for the protein MALDYREWKEGDDLALLEIWGGPETLPAEQFRAALAPSSNQPWRRCIVAEDVVDGVRIPVAAGVVHEASLHPERLWAYVEVAKDHRREGVGATLLTMLRREAGNSPSGVSKLRSKVEPDTAGAAFAAAAGLVPIQRSQLVVVKPEPLSLPRFGDGSEEAASERVEDLATGSVELSDVVGKYYSHVHHWDSPGELSIATVQRLFLHDLTGAHGAIVLRAPKASAFGQGVPASRKGKIQAFAISYAQGDSEEPTEVFLGHDPMLSAEEAAAAVRDLLALIAYQHPVLLEVDESMTALRAVLDPLLESGKAHVRGADTLIVSD